The following are from one region of the Trichocoleus sp. genome:
- a CDS encoding HlyD family efflux transporter periplasmic adaptor subunit, with amino-acid sequence MNGHNGANGARNGASSHQNGKDTLNPKNDSAVAVGTSSSELAPAERAQNKVLRTEAFDQPVILQQTRLWSHAILWGIMGVATFVVTWASLAKIEEAVPATGQLQPESQVQPIQAPVGGVVQEIFVKDGQHVKQGDLLIRLDPTAAQAQQRSLEQVKNSLVRQNRFYQSQLSGSAPLTLEQAKQLNLPPEVMSLTENRAALVAENQLYQTQLGGSGNSAALTPEQRIRLQIATQEASTRASTAQLEVSQLQQQLGQTQSQLSAAQQSLAIDEKIYSDLRPLLEDGGISRVQVVKQEQQVIQSRGEVARLSQESSRLRYAIDQAKEKLQNTIALTSNDLLNKIADNSKKISEIDSQLNRAVLDNQNRISEIDSQLSQAALTLRYQELRAPVDGVVFDMKAKGTGYVANTNDPILKIVPGNGLFAEVYITNQDIGFVKEGMPVDVRVDSFPSSEFGDIKGEISQIGSDALPPDQVHPFYRFPARITIKQQYIAVNGNKVPLQSGMAIGANIITRKRTVMSIFLDQFSKKADSLKTVR; translated from the coding sequence ATGAACGGACATAATGGTGCGAACGGTGCTAGGAACGGAGCAAGTAGTCACCAAAACGGCAAAGACACCCTCAATCCCAAAAATGATTCTGCAGTTGCAGTCGGCACTTCTTCAAGCGAGCTTGCTCCAGCAGAAAGAGCGCAAAATAAAGTACTGCGAACTGAAGCCTTCGATCAGCCCGTTATTTTGCAGCAAACTCGCCTCTGGTCTCATGCCATTTTGTGGGGAATTATGGGAGTCGCCACGTTTGTTGTGACTTGGGCCTCCCTTGCCAAAATTGAAGAAGCAGTTCCGGCAACGGGTCAGTTGCAGCCTGAAAGCCAGGTACAGCCTATTCAAGCTCCGGTAGGAGGGGTAGTTCAGGAGATCTTTGTTAAAGATGGGCAGCACGTGAAGCAAGGCGACTTGCTAATCAGGCTTGACCCCACTGCGGCACAGGCACAACAACGATCGTTGGAGCAGGTCAAGAATTCTCTAGTACGTCAGAATCGGTTTTATCAGTCGCAGTTGTCTGGTTCGGCTCCGCTGACGCTGGAACAAGCAAAGCAGTTGAACTTGCCTCCAGAGGTTATGTCTTTAACTGAAAATCGCGCTGCCCTGGTTGCAGAGAACCAGCTTTATCAGACTCAGTTAGGGGGTTCTGGTAACAGTGCTGCTCTCACGCCCGAACAGCGAATCCGTCTGCAAATTGCCACCCAAGAGGCAAGCACAAGAGCATCAACGGCACAGTTAGAGGTTTCTCAGCTACAACAGCAGCTTGGGCAAACCCAGAGTCAACTGAGCGCTGCCCAGCAGAGTTTGGCGATCGACGAAAAAATTTATAGCGACCTGCGTCCCCTGCTAGAAGATGGGGGTATCTCTAGGGTGCAGGTGGTGAAGCAAGAGCAGCAAGTGATTCAGTCACGTGGCGAGGTGGCGCGTCTGTCGCAGGAATCATCGCGGCTTCGCTATGCAATCGACCAGGCAAAGGAAAAGCTGCAAAACACGATCGCGCTGACCAGTAATGATTTGCTCAATAAGATTGCAGACAATAGCAAGAAGATCTCAGAAATTGATAGTCAGTTGAATCGGGCAGTGTTGGATAACCAGAACCGAATTTCAGAAATTGATAGTCAGCTGAGCCAAGCAGCTCTAACCCTCCGCTATCAGGAATTACGCGCTCCCGTGGATGGGGTTGTGTTTGATATGAAGGCGAAAGGAACTGGCTATGTTGCCAATACCAATGACCCAATTCTGAAAATTGTGCCGGGCAATGGTCTATTTGCAGAGGTTTATATTACAAACCAGGACATTGGTTTTGTGAAAGAAGGCATGCCTGTTGATGTGCGGGTTGATTCCTTCCCTTCCAGTGAGTTTGGTGACATTAAGGGAGAGATATCGCAGATTGGTTCAGATGCCTTGCCGCCTGATCAGGTTCATCCCTTCTATCGCTTCCCTGCCAGAATCACCATTAAGCAGCAATACATCGCAGTGAATGGCAATAAAGTACCCCTCCAGTCAGGGATGGCGATCGGTGCCAACATCATCACTCGCAAGCGAACTGTAA
- a CDS encoding peptidase domain-containing ABC transporter, giving the protein MTYTKTSVQDFLATIPPFDQLSPNALSYVTERFQLLRYRMGQAVLVRDRLPNQICVLYQGQIRLLGYDPRTEKPVTLQLLQPGDILGWVGLVRGVPCETAIASNETICLTLPANDFLALLEREPVLAAAFRQKTSLIEVFELLGTELHRQANGDTDLKELATHAETEAVVCNLPPGKVPVSQLEQDRLWLVSGGGEVAGFPAGSRLTLNGRTQDVEVTGDKAARVIGFSNDVQIQTKTYKSAADVSLPTDLELDIPYAPDRPPEADPTLAGSAKTQDRSKYPFIRGKGPIDEAMACLQMLSQFFTMPFRRDVVHRVLVSQMERSGAVSLELCGAVAEMMGLNAQLVGIPASAIGRLEAPALLQWQGGLVLLYEVNERELLIADPQSGVRRRKTADFIQTWGEQGEVLLLKPTPQTPQKRFGLEWFLPAIKKHQRVLIEVFVASFFVQLFALANPLMIQVIIDKVIIQKSIDTLHVLGVLLLVLAVFEAILGSLRTYLFVDTTNRIDMSLGSEIIDHLLRLPLRYYDRRPVGELATRINELENIRQFLTGTALTVVLDAVFSLIYIVVMFIYSWVLTLVSLVTIPLFILLAMVASPVIRDQLRVRAERNAETQSYLVEVVSGIQTVKAQNMELRARWQWQQRYGRYVSAGFKTVLTSTTANSASNFLNQLSGLLVLWVGAYLVLKGELTLGQLIAFRIIAGYVTSPLLRLAQLWQNFQEIGLSLERLSDIVDSAPEAGEVDRQNIPMPPVEGHVGFDDVSFRFGTSGPWQLSNVTLEFPAGAFIGVVGQSGSGKSTMMKLLPRLYDLEEGRILIDGYDISKVELYSLRQQIGIVPQETLLFDGTVQENIALTCPNATAEDIIRAAKAAAAHDFIMRLPNGYNTRVGERGSSLSGGQRQRVAIARTVLQNPRLLILDEATSALDYDSERQVCLNLAEVFQGRTVFFITHRLTTIRNADIILMMDKGSPVEMGTHDELMALRGRYYCLYQQQEAEM; this is encoded by the coding sequence ATGACTTACACAAAAACATCTGTCCAAGATTTTTTAGCAACAATCCCTCCCTTTGATCAGCTTTCACCAAATGCCCTGTCCTACGTAACCGAGCGGTTTCAGCTTTTGCGCTATCGGATGGGGCAGGCAGTCTTAGTCCGCGATCGGCTCCCGAATCAGATTTGTGTCCTTTATCAAGGGCAGATTCGCTTGTTGGGCTATGATCCTCGAACCGAAAAGCCTGTAACGCTTCAATTACTCCAACCTGGAGATATCTTGGGTTGGGTGGGCTTAGTCCGGGGGGTTCCTTGTGAAACAGCGATCGCCTCGAATGAAACGATTTGTCTCACTCTGCCAGCGAATGATTTTCTGGCACTGTTGGAACGAGAACCAGTACTAGCGGCTGCTTTTCGCCAAAAAACTTCCTTGATTGAAGTCTTTGAGTTATTGGGGACAGAGCTGCACCGCCAGGCAAATGGGGATACTGACCTGAAAGAACTGGCAACACACGCAGAAACTGAAGCGGTCGTTTGTAATTTGCCGCCCGGTAAAGTGCCAGTCAGCCAGCTAGAACAAGATCGGCTCTGGTTGGTCAGTGGCGGCGGTGAAGTGGCAGGTTTTCCGGCAGGAAGCCGCCTGACCCTCAACGGCAGAACACAGGATGTGGAAGTCACTGGGGATAAGGCAGCGCGGGTGATTGGTTTCTCAAACGACGTGCAAATTCAAACCAAAACCTACAAGTCTGCGGCAGACGTTTCCTTACCGACTGATCTGGAGCTAGATATCCCCTACGCGCCCGATCGTCCCCCAGAAGCCGACCCAACATTGGCAGGATCAGCCAAGACGCAAGATCGCTCCAAATATCCTTTTATTCGAGGTAAGGGACCGATCGATGAGGCAATGGCTTGTCTGCAAATGCTCAGCCAGTTCTTCACCATGCCTTTCCGTCGAGATGTGGTGCATCGAGTCTTGGTGAGCCAGATGGAGCGCAGTGGTGCGGTTTCACTAGAACTTTGTGGTGCAGTCGCAGAAATGATGGGCTTAAATGCTCAGTTGGTTGGTATTCCAGCAAGTGCGATCGGTCGATTAGAGGCTCCGGCACTGCTGCAATGGCAGGGTGGTTTAGTATTGCTCTATGAAGTCAACGAGCGTGAACTGCTGATTGCCGACCCTCAATCTGGGGTTCGCCGCCGTAAAACCGCAGACTTTATCCAAACCTGGGGTGAACAGGGCGAAGTCCTGCTGCTGAAGCCAACTCCGCAAACGCCGCAAAAGCGATTCGGTCTGGAGTGGTTCTTGCCTGCAATCAAAAAACATCAGCGAGTCTTGATTGAGGTCTTTGTTGCCTCGTTCTTTGTTCAGCTTTTTGCGCTGGCGAATCCACTGATGATCCAGGTAATCATTGACAAGGTCATCATTCAGAAGAGCATTGATACGCTGCATGTCTTAGGGGTTTTGCTGCTGGTACTGGCAGTCTTCGAGGCGATTTTGGGCAGTCTGCGAACTTATTTGTTTGTCGATACAACAAACCGCATTGATATGTCGCTGGGGTCAGAAATTATCGACCACCTGCTGCGATTGCCCTTGCGCTACTACGATCGCCGCCCTGTGGGTGAACTGGCAACCCGAATCAACGAACTTGAGAATATCCGGCAATTCCTCACCGGAACGGCGTTAACGGTGGTGCTAGATGCTGTTTTTTCGCTCATCTACATCGTCGTCATGTTTATCTACAGTTGGGTACTGACGCTCGTTTCGCTGGTCACGATCCCGCTGTTCATCCTACTGGCGATGGTTGCTTCTCCAGTCATTCGGGATCAACTGCGAGTTCGGGCAGAGCGCAACGCTGAAACTCAGTCTTATCTGGTGGAAGTGGTATCTGGGATTCAGACGGTCAAAGCTCAAAATATGGAGTTGCGTGCCCGCTGGCAGTGGCAGCAGCGCTATGGACGATACGTCAGCGCAGGCTTCAAGACCGTTCTTACTTCAACGACTGCCAACTCTGCCAGTAACTTCCTCAACCAACTTTCCGGTCTGCTGGTGCTTTGGGTCGGGGCATATCTAGTGCTGAAAGGAGAACTGACGCTGGGTCAGCTCATTGCTTTCCGAATTATTGCAGGCTACGTTACCAGTCCGTTGCTGCGTCTGGCGCAACTGTGGCAAAACTTCCAGGAGATTGGTCTGTCACTTGAACGCTTGAGCGACATCGTAGACTCGGCTCCGGAAGCAGGTGAAGTCGATCGCCAGAATATTCCAATGCCTCCTGTTGAAGGGCATGTTGGCTTTGATGATGTGTCGTTCCGCTTCGGCACTAGCGGTCCATGGCAATTGAGCAATGTCACTCTAGAGTTTCCAGCAGGTGCGTTCATTGGTGTCGTCGGACAGAGTGGATCGGGTAAGAGTACGATGATGAAACTTTTGCCTAGACTCTATGACTTGGAAGAAGGACGCATCTTAATTGATGGTTACGATATCAGCAAAGTCGAGCTTTACTCACTGCGTCAGCAAATCGGGATTGTACCGCAGGAAACCCTGCTCTTTGATGGCACGGTTCAGGAAAACATCGCTCTTACCTGTCCCAATGCCACAGCAGAAGATATTATTCGAGCAGCTAAAGCCGCCGCAGCTCACGACTTCATCATGCGATTGCCTAATGGCTACAACACACGAGTTGGAGAAAGGGGTTCATCCCTCTCTGGTGGACAACGTCAGCGGGTTGCTATCGCCCGTACCGTGCTGCAAAATCCTCGCCTGCTCATTCTGGACGAAGCCACCAGCGCCCTCGACTATGACTCTGAGCGGCAAGTCTGCCTCAACCTTGCCGAAGTCTTCCAAGGTCGCACAGTCTTTTTTATCACCCACCGTCTGACTACAATTCGCAATGCAGACATCATTTTGATGATGGACAAAGGTTCTCCGGTCGAAATGGGAACACATGATGAACTGATGGCGTTACGAGGACGGTATTACTGCCTCTATCAACAGCAGGAAGCCGAGATGTAG